Within the Marinobacter sp. SS13-12 genome, the region CGCTGTTCGGCAGCTGGACGGCGGCGGTGCTGAGTTTGCTGGTGATCGGCCGTATCATGCTGGCCCGGAAGTATCTGGGCAGCTGGAAAGTGATGCTGGCGGTGCTGGCGGTGAACCTGGTGGCGGCTGCGCTGACCTGGCGCAGCCCGGTGGATTACTTCGCCATTGCCGCTGCCATCTTCGGTACCGTGGGCATGTTCATGCTCCGGGGCATCCCCATGCGCTTGATGCTGATGGCCGCCGCCATTGCCTGGATGCTGAATAATATCGTCATCGGCTCTGTGGGTGGCACCCTGGCGGAGGGCATGGTGGTGGTCACCAATTTCATCACCATCTGCCGGCTTGCCCGGATGAAACGCCGGTACCCGGAAGCGTTTGAAAATCTGAAGGAGCCCGGTTCATAGCCGGGCTCGTTCGAACCCTTTCAGCACGTTCACCACATTCACACCAATGGCATCCACATCGTAACCGCCTTCCATGGTGAACAGCGTTGGCAGGTTCAGTTTGCCCAGCCGCTCCCCCATCAACAGGTAGTCTGCGGATGTCAGTTTGAAGAAAGAAATCGGGTCGTCCTCGAAGGTGTCCACGCCCAGGGCAATCACCAGGGCATCTGGCTGCCAGGCTGCGATCCTGGCACAGGCGGTCTCCAGCCCCTCGCGCCAGACACTGAAGGGCGTGCCGGGCGGATAGACAAGGTTGAGGTTGAAGCCCTCGCCAGGACCTTCGCCGGTTTCATCTTCAAACCCCAGAAAATGAGGAAACACCAGATCCGGGTCGCCGTGCAGGCTGATGGTCATCACGTCGTCACGCTGGTAGAAAATGCTTTGGGTGCCATTGCCGTGGTGGAAGTCCACATCCAGCACCGCCACCCGGCGGGCACCCTGATCCCGAAAGGCCTGGGCGGTTATGGCGGCGTTGTTGAAGAAGCAGTAGCCGCCGAACAGATCCGCGTGGGCATGGTGCCCGGGGGGCCGGCACAGTGCGAAGGCGGCGGGTTCGCCGTTGGCCACCAGCGCCTGTGCGGTCAGCGCGACATTGGCAGAAGCACAGGCGGCATCCCAGGTGCCTTCGGTAATGGAGGTTTCGGCGGCGAAGCTGTAGTAACCCAGGCGGCCATCGATGTCTTTCGGTACCCGGTGCCGCATGCCGCGGCCGGGCCAGACCGCTGGAATGGCTTCACCGGGCTTGCCCTCGGCCGTCCAGTCTGCCCAGCTCGTCCTGAGGAAGTCCACGTAGTCTTGGGTATGCACGCGGAGTACCGGGGCCAGGCCGAACTCCTGGGTTTGCAGAACCTCTCCCAGCTGTTCCTGTATCACCCGGCTCAGTATGGTCTCGGCGCGCGACGGCTTCTCATGGGGCGCGATCAGAATGCCGCCGTCGAGCTCTGTTGTGGCCGTGCGGCGGTTGTG harbors:
- a CDS encoding YgjV family protein; the protein is MLEGISYTDLAGQVVSLIALGFCIVGFASKRDDRLMVLLISANVAFALQFALFGSWTAAVLSLLVIGRIMLARKYLGSWKVMLAVLAVNLVAAALTWRSPVDYFAIAAAIFGTVGMFMLRGIPMRLMLMAAAIAWMLNNIVIGSVGGTLAEGMVVVTNFITICRLARMKRRYPEAFENLKEPGS
- a CDS encoding histone deacetylase family protein, which produces MKTVFSPLHNRRTATTELDGGILIAPHEKPSRAETILSRVIQEQLGEVLQTQEFGLAPVLRVHTQDYVDFLRTSWADWTAEGKPGEAIPAVWPGRGMRHRVPKDIDGRLGYYSFAAETSITEGTWDAACASANVALTAQALVANGEPAAFALCRPPGHHAHADLFGGYCFFNNAAITAQAFRDQGARRVAVLDVDFHHGNGTQSIFYQRDDVMTISLHGDPDLVFPHFLGFEDETGEGPGEGFNLNLVYPPGTPFSVWREGLETACARIAAWQPDALVIALGVDTFEDDPISFFKLTSADYLLMGERLGKLNLPTLFTMEGGYDVDAIGVNVVNVLKGFERARL